The following proteins come from a genomic window of Meriones unguiculatus strain TT.TT164.6M chromosome 13 unlocalized genomic scaffold, Bangor_MerUng_6.1 Chr13_unordered_Scaffold_34, whole genome shotgun sequence:
- the LOC110539898 gene encoding uncharacterized protein LOC110539898 — protein MLGLENQAAWNPDLIPKPAQAWVQGVPPGTDPDREEKPPKDAVLPLPQTQGSPGEPGATATLHVPWAPKEERLWRSGEPGHTTTLHTLCGAKEEELWRRGEPGCTATAHTFCGANVEGLRRSGEPGPTATSQVSVRSRRKSFGEVESQGAQPPCRSPGGPRRRGFGEVTTLGRLPLPLPLLETAEPADGFGEVATAPALTQYQLCHFC, from the exons ATGTTGG GCCTGGAGAACCAAGCTGCCTGGAACCCCGACCTGATCCCAAAGCCTGCACAGGCCTGGGTACAAGGCGTGCCCCCGGGGACAGACCCTGACAGGGAAGAGAAACCACCTAAAGATGCTGTACTGCCACTGCCACAGACCCAGGGttctccaggagagccaggggcCACGGCAACCTTACATGTCCCTTGGGCGCCCAAGGAGGAACGGCTTTGGAGAAGTGGAGAGCCGGGGCACACGACCACCTTGCACACCCTCTGCGGGGCCAAGGAGGAAGAACTTTGGAGACGTGGAGAGCCAGGATGCACGGCCACCGCCCACACCTTCTGCGGGGCCAACGTGGAAGGACTAAGGAGAAGTGGAGAGCCAGGCCCCACGGCCACCTCGCAGGTTTCTGTGAGGTCAAGAAGGAAGAGCTTtggagaagtggagagccagGGTGCACAACCACCTTGCAGGTCCCCTGGGGGGCCAAGGAGGAGGGGCTTTGGAGAAGTGACGACTTTGGGGAGGTTGCCACTGCCCCTGCCCTTGCTGGAGACAGCAGAACCTGCTGATGGCTTTGGGGAGGTTGCCACCGCCCCTGCCCTCACTCAGTATCAACTGTGCCACTTTTGTTAA
- the LOC110539897 gene encoding zinc finger protein 431-like — protein sequence MLLSNIEMGSKEDRNMDWLLPYQYYAFCGTHVRISKTALTYNDVHVNFTQEEWALLDPLQKSLYKDVMLETYRNLTAVGCNWEDHNVEEHCQSSRRHARYENSQTEEKPSEDIQYDVGFEYHSSPHTYKRMQNGEDRYEYNQFRAFACNSNLRRHKRTHIGEKPYRCNQCGKAFAFNSNLLRHGRTHTGEKPYECNQCGKAFARNSNLLTHKSIHTGEKPYECNQCGKAFAYKSVLLRHKRTHTGKKPYECNQCGKAFAHNSILVVHKRTHTGEKPYKCNQCAKTFAHSSHLLTHKRTHTGEKPYECNQCGKVFAYKSVLLRHKITHTGKKPYECNQCSKAFAHNSSLLLHERTHTGEKPYECKQCGKTFAFSSQLLTHTRTHTGEKPYECHQCGKAFERNSHLLTHKRIHTGEKPYECNQCGKAFSQNGNFLRHQTTHTGEKPYKCNQCGKTFARNSHLRKHERTHTGEKPYECNQCGKAFACNSNLLTHKRTHTGEKPYECHQCGKAFTCNSNLLTHKRTHSGEKPYECKQCGKAFARNGNFLRHQTTHIGEKP from the exons ATGCTGTTGAGCAAtattgaaatgggatctaaagaagacagaaacatggactGGCTTCTTCCAtaccag TATTATGCTTTCTGTGGTACACATGTGCGGATATCCAAgactgcattgacctacaatgatgtgcatgtgaactttactcaagaagagtgggctttgctggatcctttgCAGAAGagcctctacaaagatgtgatgctggagacctacagaaATCTCACGGCTGTAG GCTGCAATTGGGAAGATCATAATGttgaagagcattgtcaaagttctagaagacatgcaag gtatgaaaacagtcaGACTGAAGAGAAGCCCTCTGAAGATATTCAATATGATGTAGGCTTTGAATATCACAGTAGTCCTCACACATATAAAAGAATGCAAAATGGTGAGGATcgctatgaatataaccaatttcgtgcctttgcatgtaacagtaatctccgaagacataaaaggacacatattggagaaaaaccttatcggtgtaaccaatgtggtaaagcctttgcctttaacagtaatctcctaagacatggaagaactcacactggagagaaaccttatgaatgtaaccaatgtggtaaagcctttgcacgtaacagtaatctcctaacACATAAAAgtattcacactggagagaaaccatatgaatgcaaccaatgtggtaaagcctttgcatataagagtgttctcttaagacataaaagaactcacactggaaagaaaccttatgaatgtaaccaatgtgggaaAGCTTTTGCACACAACAGTATTctggtagtacataaaagaactcacactggagagaaaccttataaatgtaaccaatgtgctaaAACCTTTGCACATAGCAGTCATCTCCTaacacataaaagaactcacactggagagaaaccttatgaatgtaaccaatgtggtaaagtctttgcaTATAAGagtgttctcctaagacataaaataactcacactggaaagaaaccttatgaatgtaaccaatgtagtaaagcctttgcacataacagtagtctcctgctacatgaaagaactcacactggagagaaaccttatgaatgtaagcaatGTGGCAAAACCTTTGCATTTAGCAGTCAGCTCCTAACTCATacaagaactcacactggagagaaaccatatgaatgtcaccagtgtggaaaagcctttgaacgtaacagtcatctcctaacacataaaagaattcacactggagagaaaccttatgaatgtaaccaatgtggtaaagccttttcacagaaTGGTAATTTCCTAAGACATCAAAcgactcacactggagagaaaccttataaatgtaaccaatgtggtaaaacctttgcacgtaacagtcatctccgAAAACATGAAAGgactcacacaggagagaaaccttatgaatgtaaccaatgtggtaaagcctttgcatgtaacagtaatctcctaacacataaaagaactcacactggagagaaaccttatgaatgtcacCAGTGTGGTAAGGCCTTTacatgtaacagtaatctcttaacgcataaaagaactcacagtggagagaaaccttatgaatgtaaacaatgtggtaaagcctttgcacggaaTGGTAATTTCCTAAGACATCAAACGACTCACATTGGAGAGAAACCATAA